One segment of Sphingomonas telluris DNA contains the following:
- a CDS encoding DUF2182 domain-containing protein, protein MAAVRRTMAERVAIRSRAVTIAGLAVLVLLAWAYLFLGAAMPAMPGMDATPGFAAIAIMWWVMMFAMMIPSAAPTILLYAQVHRHSDGLETSPPTAAFLAGYLACWLAFSVIAAGLQSSLLPSATMAVVGRDAAAALFIASGLYQLSPLKDACLSRCRSPGSFLSRHYRPGPSGAFRLGLLHGTYCVGCCWLLMALLFAGGVMNLIWVAGLTLLVAAEKLLPGGRWLARLAGVGMILWGAALLLI, encoded by the coding sequence ATGGCGGCCGTTCGGCGGACAATGGCCGAGCGGGTCGCGATCCGAAGCCGTGCAGTCACGATCGCCGGGCTGGCGGTCCTTGTGCTGCTCGCCTGGGCCTACCTCTTTCTCGGCGCGGCAATGCCTGCGATGCCTGGCATGGATGCAACTCCCGGCTTCGCCGCAATCGCGATCATGTGGTGGGTCATGATGTTTGCGATGATGATCCCATCCGCGGCCCCCACCATCCTGCTCTACGCGCAGGTTCACCGCCATTCCGACGGACTGGAAACGTCGCCCCCGACCGCCGCGTTTCTTGCGGGATACCTCGCCTGCTGGCTCGCCTTCTCCGTGATCGCGGCGGGATTGCAATCGTCGCTCCTGCCTTCTGCAACCATGGCGGTCGTCGGGCGGGATGCCGCAGCCGCCTTGTTCATCGCATCGGGGCTGTACCAGCTGTCGCCGTTGAAGGACGCCTGCCTCAGCCGTTGCCGCTCACCCGGGTCATTTCTTAGCCGCCACTACCGGCCCGGCCCGTCGGGCGCCTTCCGGCTCGGCTTGCTGCACGGAACCTATTGCGTTGGCTGCTGCTGGTTGCTGATGGCATTGCTGTTCGCCGGCGGCGTCATGAATCTCATCTGGGTGGCCGGACTGACATTGCTGGTCGCGGCGGAGAAGCTGCTTCCCGGCGGACGATGGCTTGCAAGGCTTGCCGGCGTCGGAATGATCCTCTGGGGCGCAGCTCTGCTCTTGATTTAG
- a CDS encoding DUF1326 domain-containing protein — MAHWEFRGRELVNCSCEYGCNCQFNALPDKGHCYAVAAIQIDEGRHGDTPLNGLRIAAIFKWPGAIHEGNGEAIAFVDRQADEAQRTALLRIMTGQDTDPFATMFAVYAATVTNMHEPVFTDIEFEVDVEGRKGRLSIPNYVEMVGEPIRNKVTGEASRAQIVLPAGFEYEVADIGSASSKSAGPVQVDFSDSYGQFANLHLSSHGVVRS, encoded by the coding sequence GTGGCGCACTGGGAGTTTCGCGGCCGTGAGCTCGTCAACTGCAGCTGTGAATATGGCTGCAATTGTCAATTCAATGCGCTGCCCGACAAAGGCCATTGCTACGCCGTCGCGGCGATACAGATCGACGAAGGCCGCCACGGGGACACGCCGTTGAACGGCCTCAGGATCGCGGCCATTTTCAAATGGCCAGGAGCGATCCACGAAGGCAATGGAGAGGCCATCGCCTTCGTCGACCGGCAAGCCGACGAAGCGCAGCGGACGGCCCTGCTACGCATCATGACAGGCCAGGACACCGATCCCTTCGCGACCATGTTCGCGGTCTATGCCGCGACCGTGACCAACATGCATGAGCCGGTTTTCACCGACATCGAGTTCGAGGTCGATGTCGAGGGACGCAAAGGGCGGCTTTCGATCCCCAATTATGTCGAGATGGTCGGTGAGCCGATCCGCAACAAGGTGACTGGCGAGGCGTCCCGCGCGCAGATCGTCCTGCCCGCCGGGTTCGAATATGAGGTCGCCGACATCGGCAGCGCCTCGAGCAAAAGCGCTGGGCCGGTACAGGTCGATTTCAGCGACAGTTACGGACAGTTCGCGAACCTCCACCTTTCCAGTCACGGAGTGGTGCGCAGCTGA
- a CDS encoding magnesium transporter CorA family protein encodes MLWIDIDEPDAGELERLGQLLNLRRGAWTAQDAGRPMLENYGEYFRFSVSTAPAPNHGTDDRLPNSTEERAVPGSIRVDFIVSERWLVTVHAGNVPCLDRFREQDKAETLIGLLTGQALAASLLDWHLGEYFQEVSRIEEAADKLDERVLRESASGILLGRMVALRRRVSRLRSLLVAQREVFYGLSRPDFALVTDSGAAPFYEGLVTRFERAVDEVERTRDVVVGSFELFTSRTGQQTNDLVKVLTFLTAIVGFCAAIAGLMGMNFKLPFFETGTTGFSIVTGGLVFIALISVAYARHRDWI; translated from the coding sequence TTGCTGTGGATCGACATCGACGAACCCGATGCGGGCGAATTGGAACGCTTGGGCCAACTGTTGAACCTTCGTCGCGGCGCGTGGACTGCACAAGACGCGGGCCGCCCGATGCTGGAGAATTACGGTGAGTACTTCCGCTTCTCGGTGAGCACGGCTCCCGCCCCGAATCATGGGACGGACGATCGTCTCCCGAACTCGACCGAGGAACGCGCAGTGCCGGGGAGCATTCGTGTCGACTTCATCGTGTCTGAACGCTGGCTCGTCACTGTTCATGCGGGGAATGTCCCGTGCCTCGATCGCTTCCGGGAACAGGATAAGGCGGAAACGCTGATCGGGCTTCTTACAGGACAGGCATTGGCCGCATCGCTGCTCGATTGGCATCTGGGAGAATACTTCCAGGAGGTATCCCGGATCGAGGAGGCCGCCGACAAGCTCGACGAGCGGGTGCTTAGAGAGTCCGCTTCCGGGATTTTGCTCGGAAGAATGGTCGCGCTTCGCCGGCGCGTGTCGCGGCTTCGGAGTTTGCTCGTTGCGCAGCGAGAGGTTTTTTACGGTCTTTCTCGCCCGGACTTCGCGCTCGTCACGGATTCAGGCGCCGCGCCTTTCTACGAAGGGCTGGTGACGCGGTTCGAAAGGGCCGTGGACGAGGTGGAGCGCACCCGAGACGTGGTCGTAGGGAGCTTTGAGCTCTTCACCTCTCGTACCGGACAACAGACCAACGACCTTGTGAAAGTGCTGACGTTTCTGACGGCCATCGTCGGATTTTGCGCCGCCATCGCAGGTCTCATGGGGATGAACTTCAAACTGCCCTTCTTCGAAACCGGCACGACTGGTTTCTCGATCGTGACCGGCGGGCTCGTGTTCATCGCGCTGATCTCTGTCGCTTACGCACGGCACCGCGACTGGATTTGA
- a CDS encoding DUF1254 domain-containing protein has protein sequence MNGTYLLGSLLLAAAQAATPAAQLAAGPTVTLDNFARAETDNYFATFVKDGGLGKIAHNRDLADVKDQKVVRLNRDTLYSFGVFDLDAGPVTVDLPDTKGRFMSLLLINEDHYNPATYYDAGPHTITREQVGTRYVTLAFRTFVDPNDPADLQRAHAAQDAIKVQQAGGPGKFDIPAWDQASLTAVRNELKSNAQGMADLSRAFGKPGEVDPKQHLIATAAGWGGNPARDALYVAGSPKANDGKTIHRLKVKDVPVDGFWSITVYNEAGFMVPNPQNAYSLNNITAKKDANGGYTIQFGGCDKGVSNCLPIMPGWNYLVRLYRPRAEVLDGRWKFPEAQPVG, from the coding sequence GTGAACGGCACATACCTCTTAGGATCTCTTCTTCTGGCCGCGGCTCAAGCTGCAACACCCGCGGCACAGCTCGCAGCAGGACCAACGGTGACGCTGGACAATTTCGCCCGCGCCGAGACCGACAACTACTTTGCGACATTCGTAAAGGACGGTGGGCTCGGGAAGATCGCACACAACCGTGACCTAGCCGACGTCAAGGATCAGAAGGTGGTCCGGTTGAACCGTGACACGCTCTATTCCTTCGGCGTCTTCGATCTGGACGCAGGACCAGTCACGGTCGATCTGCCCGATACGAAGGGCCGTTTCATGTCGCTGCTCCTGATCAACGAGGATCACTACAACCCTGCGACCTATTATGATGCGGGACCGCACACCATCACGCGCGAGCAGGTGGGCACTCGTTATGTGACCCTCGCATTCCGCACGTTTGTCGATCCAAATGACCCTGCCGATCTCCAAAGGGCTCACGCGGCCCAAGACGCGATCAAGGTTCAGCAGGCCGGTGGCCCCGGGAAGTTCGATATCCCGGCCTGGGATCAAGCCTCACTCACAGCAGTGCGCAACGAATTAAAGAGCAATGCGCAGGGAATGGCCGATCTGAGCAGAGCTTTCGGGAAGCCCGGCGAGGTCGATCCGAAGCAGCATCTGATCGCCACCGCGGCGGGTTGGGGCGGTAATCCTGCTCGGGATGCTCTTTATGTTGCGGGTTCACCTAAAGCGAACGACGGCAAGACGATCCATCGCCTGAAGGTCAAGGATGTTCCGGTCGACGGCTTCTGGTCGATCACGGTCTACAACGAAGCGGGCTTCATGGTGCCCAACCCGCAGAACGCCTACTCGCTCAACAATATCACGGCAAAGAAAGACGCGAATGGCGGCTACACGATCCAGTTCGGCGGCTGCGACAAGGGGGTGAGCAACTGCCTGCCCATCATGCCCGGCTGGAACTATCTCGTCCGCCTTTACCGGCCGCGAGCGGAAGTTCTGGACGGCCGCTGGAAATTCCCTGAGGCCCAACCCGTCGGCTGA
- a CDS encoding N-acyl-D-amino-acid deacylase family protein, translating to MKKRVAFAFVATGLLASSGMAQAPAETYDLLIDNGTVYDGLGGQPFTGDVAIKGDRIVYVGPKAPGTARKTVDASGMAVSPGFINMLSWAVESLIADGRGLSDTVQGVTLEVFGEGDSMGPLTPEMKKLAVDRQSDIRYPIKWTTLGEYLTYLTKKGITPNVASFIGATTVRVHELGEKDVDPTPEQLDRMRALVRDAMKEGALGVGSSLIYAPASYAETPELVAITTEAGKCGGMYISHMRSEGDRLVEAVDELITISKESGAPAEIYHLKQAGKENWGKLDEVIKHVEAARASGQRITADMYTYTAGATGLDASMPTWVQSGGLEEWIKRMKDPQVRARLVQEMRTPSKDWENLLLGAGSPDKVLLIAFKNPKLKPLTGKTLGEVARMRGKSPEETAMDLVIEDGSRVGTVYFLMNEDNVKRQVGLPWVGFGSDADSEAPEGVFLKSSNHPRAYGNFARALGHYARDEKSAPLADVVRRLTSFPATNLGIKGRGVLRDGYYADVVVFDPAKIQDHATFEKPQQLSTGVRDVFINGTQVLKDGKHTGAKPGRVVRGPGWTGWADGGACK from the coding sequence ATGAAAAAGAGAGTTGCGTTCGCATTCGTTGCTACCGGGCTTCTTGCGTCGTCGGGCATGGCCCAGGCGCCGGCCGAGACCTACGACCTGCTGATCGACAACGGCACGGTCTACGACGGCCTCGGCGGCCAGCCTTTCACCGGCGACGTGGCGATCAAGGGCGACCGCATCGTCTATGTCGGGCCGAAGGCGCCCGGCACCGCCAGGAAGACCGTCGACGCGAGCGGGATGGCCGTCTCGCCCGGCTTCATCAACATGCTGAGCTGGGCGGTCGAAAGCCTGATCGCCGACGGCCGCGGCCTCAGCGACACCGTGCAAGGCGTCACGCTCGAAGTCTTCGGCGAAGGCGATTCGATGGGCCCGCTCACCCCGGAGATGAAGAAGCTCGCCGTCGATCGCCAGTCGGACATCCGATACCCGATCAAATGGACCACGCTGGGCGAATATCTGACCTATCTGACGAAGAAGGGCATCACGCCCAACGTCGCTTCCTTCATCGGCGCCACCACCGTCCGCGTGCACGAGCTTGGCGAGAAGGACGTTGACCCGACGCCCGAACAGCTCGACCGCATGCGCGCGCTGGTCCGCGACGCGATGAAGGAAGGCGCCCTCGGCGTCGGTTCGTCGCTGATCTACGCGCCGGCGAGCTATGCCGAGACTCCCGAACTCGTCGCCATCACGACCGAGGCTGGGAAATGCGGCGGCATGTACATCAGCCACATGCGTTCGGAGGGAGACCGGCTCGTCGAAGCCGTCGACGAGCTGATCACCATCAGCAAGGAGTCTGGGGCTCCGGCGGAAATCTATCACCTCAAGCAGGCCGGCAAGGAGAATTGGGGCAAGCTCGACGAGGTCATCAAGCATGTCGAGGCGGCCCGCGCGTCGGGTCAGCGCATCACCGCCGACATGTACACCTACACCGCGGGCGCAACCGGCCTGGACGCTTCGATGCCGACGTGGGTGCAGTCGGGCGGCCTCGAGGAGTGGATCAAGCGCATGAAGGACCCGCAGGTCCGCGCCAGGCTCGTTCAGGAAATGCGCACGCCCTCAAAGGATTGGGAGAATTTGCTGCTGGGCGCCGGCAGCCCCGACAAGGTCCTCCTGATCGCTTTCAAGAACCCCAAGCTGAAGCCGCTGACCGGCAAGACGCTCGGCGAAGTCGCCCGCATGCGCGGCAAGAGCCCCGAAGAGACCGCCATGGACCTTGTCATCGAGGACGGCAGCCGCGTCGGCACGGTCTACTTCCTGATGAACGAGGACAATGTGAAGCGGCAGGTCGGCCTGCCGTGGGTCGGTTTCGGCTCCGACGCCGATTCCGAAGCGCCCGAAGGCGTGTTCCTCAAGTCGAGCAACCACCCGCGCGCCTACGGCAATTTCGCGCGTGCGCTCGGCCATTATGCGCGAGATGAGAAGTCTGCGCCGCTCGCCGACGTCGTCCGTCGCCTCACGTCGTTCCCGGCGACGAACCTCGGCATCAAGGGCCGCGGAGTGCTTCGCGACGGCTATTATGCAGACGTCGTCGTCTTCGACCCGGCCAAGATCCAGGACCACGCGACCTTCGAAAAGCCGCAGCAACTCTCCACCGGCGTCCGCGACGTCTTCATCAACGGCACGCAGGTGCTGAAGGACGGCAAGCACACGGGCGCCAAGCCCGGCCGTGTCGTTCGCGGGCCGGGCTGGACGGGATGGGCCGACGGGGGCGCTTGCAAATAA
- a CDS encoding UDP-N-acetylmuramate--L-alanine ligase, with product MTESTIFFCGIGGSGMLPLASIVRATGARVSGSDRSLDAGRVANKFAYLRSLGIGLFPQDGSGLQPGMTLVTSAAVEETVPDVVRARELGLEQLTRPQFLAQLLNAAHHSVAVGGTSGKSTVTGMIGWILHATHRQPTVMNGAVMKNFVTPSAPFASALVGDPELFISEVDESDGSIALYRPEVAVLTNISLDHKEMGELRSLFAAFLLRSRKAVINLDDPETRAIADVVPADQCIGYGFDSPGATFLGRNLTLEPNGSTFTVISGDEQQEVRLSVPGRHNASNALAAIAAARALGVPLAEAAQSIERFEGLKRRLETVGQAAGVTLIDDFAHNPDKIDATLATLRAQPGRLLIMFQPHGYGPLAKMGDELAASLAAGMAPDDRLYLPDPVYQGGTVERTRGSDWLAEQVRAKGAKAEHIPERAAIGEALLAEAREGDRIVIMGARDDSLSEFAVDLIERLLERN from the coding sequence ATGACTGAATCCACCATCTTCTTCTGCGGGATCGGCGGCAGCGGGATGCTTCCCCTCGCCTCCATCGTTCGTGCAACCGGGGCGCGAGTGTCCGGCTCCGACCGTTCGCTCGATGCGGGGCGCGTCGCCAACAAGTTCGCCTACCTGCGCTCGCTCGGCATCGGCCTGTTCCCGCAGGACGGATCAGGCCTGCAGCCTGGGATGACGCTCGTCACTTCAGCCGCCGTTGAGGAGACGGTGCCCGACGTCGTTCGCGCCCGCGAGCTCGGCCTGGAACAGCTCACCCGCCCGCAGTTCCTCGCGCAGCTTCTCAATGCCGCGCACCACAGCGTCGCCGTCGGCGGCACCAGCGGCAAGTCGACCGTGACCGGCATGATCGGCTGGATCCTGCACGCGACGCATCGCCAGCCGACGGTGATGAACGGCGCGGTGATGAAGAATTTCGTCACACCGTCGGCGCCGTTCGCAAGCGCGCTGGTCGGCGATCCGGAACTGTTCATCAGCGAAGTGGACGAAAGCGACGGCTCCATCGCGCTCTACAGGCCGGAAGTCGCGGTGCTGACGAACATCAGCCTCGACCACAAGGAAATGGGCGAGCTGCGCAGCCTGTTCGCGGCCTTTCTCCTGCGCTCACGAAAAGCCGTGATCAACCTCGACGATCCGGAAACGCGGGCGATCGCCGACGTCGTCCCGGCGGACCAGTGCATCGGCTATGGCTTCGATAGCCCCGGCGCGACCTTCCTCGGCAGGAACCTTACCCTTGAGCCGAATGGCAGCACCTTCACCGTCATCTCGGGCGATGAGCAGCAGGAGGTTCGCCTCAGCGTTCCCGGTCGCCACAATGCGTCCAACGCCCTCGCCGCCATCGCCGCAGCGCGCGCGCTTGGCGTTCCGCTCGCCGAAGCCGCCCAGTCCATCGAGCGCTTCGAAGGGCTCAAGCGCCGTCTGGAAACAGTCGGGCAAGCCGCCGGCGTCACTCTCATCGACGACTTCGCGCACAATCCCGACAAGATCGACGCGACGCTCGCGACGTTGCGTGCGCAGCCCGGCCGCCTGCTCATCATGTTCCAGCCGCACGGCTACGGACCGCTCGCCAAGATGGGCGACGAGCTCGCTGCCAGCCTTGCCGCCGGCATGGCTCCGGACGACCGGCTCTACCTTCCCGATCCCGTCTACCAGGGCGGCACGGTCGAGCGGACGCGCGGGTCTGACTGGCTGGCCGAGCAGGTCCGCGCCAAGGGCGCCAAGGCGGAGCACATCCCCGAGCGAGCTGCGATCGGCGAAGCCCTGCTAGCCGAAGCGCGAGAGGGCGACCGCATCGTCATCATGGGAGCGCGCGACGACAGCCTGAGCGAGTTCGCTGTCGATCTCATCGAGCGCCTGCTCGAGCGGAACTGA
- a CDS encoding 5' nucleotidase, NT5C type: protein MPKRPHLFLDCDGVLADFDAGARDLLGGTPAQFEARHGRGEFWKRLARHGNFYGELEEMPDARLLFDAVKHLKPTILTGLPLGTWAAPQKERWAAKHFPGVPIITTMARQKHLHMERGDVLVDDRENHRKLWEDAGGIFIHHKNARDSVRQLAKIYPSVKVEADA, encoded by the coding sequence ATGCCGAAGCGGCCGCACTTGTTCCTCGACTGCGATGGCGTCCTCGCGGACTTCGATGCCGGCGCGCGCGATCTTCTCGGCGGCACGCCGGCGCAATTCGAAGCGAGGCACGGACGCGGCGAATTCTGGAAGCGCCTTGCGCGCCACGGCAACTTTTACGGCGAGCTTGAAGAAATGCCTGACGCCCGCCTGCTCTTCGATGCCGTGAAGCACCTCAAGCCGACGATCCTCACGGGATTGCCACTAGGCACCTGGGCCGCCCCTCAGAAGGAGCGCTGGGCAGCCAAGCATTTTCCCGGCGTGCCGATCATCACGACCATGGCGCGGCAGAAGCATCTGCACATGGAGCGGGGCGACGTCCTCGTCGACGATCGCGAAAATCACAGGAAGCTGTGGGAAGACGCCGGCGGCATCTTCATTCACCACAAGAATGCGCGAGACTCGGTTCGCCAGCTGGCGAAGATCTATCCGTCGGTGAAGGTGGAAGCCGACGCTTAG
- a CDS encoding sensor histidine kinase codes for MNAPLSRTLNFETPGRFSDWPLALKSILGFWIFYALTVVARALLGADAWTMLINKLVVIAIGILLTGLVYVVIASFTAGASIRKKVVVAGLASVAAAWGMAGAFLLIEDFMKEPKEVIRYQSREGFVIIEKGRTLTVERRAQEPLVVTFPNLGELDANKRLRFAADTAVVWLFFFMAWSAFYLATVAQAEALNARRRAVEAESEARAAQVRALRYQINPHFLFNTLNSLSSLVMSGRPDEAESMILKLSTFFRSGLSLDPSADVTLEEEIALQRLYLDIEKVRFPRRLKVEIDIPKDLENARVPALILQPLVENAIKYGVSGSRETVTLEIRAAEAGPGRFTIEVVNSAGTAAKKRRGEKPDGTGVGLGNVCQRLEARFGPAAKCEFGPTADGGYRVLMTLPLDRADG; via the coding sequence ATGAATGCACCTCTGTCCCGGACGCTAAATTTCGAGACCCCGGGCCGTTTTTCCGACTGGCCGCTCGCACTGAAGTCGATTCTCGGCTTCTGGATCTTCTACGCCCTCACCGTCGTCGCCCGCGCGTTGCTGGGCGCCGACGCATGGACGATGCTGATCAACAAGCTGGTCGTCATCGCCATCGGCATCCTGCTGACCGGCCTGGTATACGTCGTGATCGCGTCCTTCACTGCGGGCGCGAGCATCCGGAAGAAGGTCGTCGTGGCGGGCCTGGCTTCGGTCGCGGCCGCCTGGGGAATGGCGGGCGCCTTCCTCCTCATCGAAGACTTCATGAAGGAGCCAAAGGAAGTCATCCGCTACCAGTCGCGCGAAGGCTTCGTGATCATCGAAAAGGGCCGCACGCTGACGGTCGAGCGCCGCGCTCAGGAGCCGCTCGTCGTTACCTTCCCCAACCTCGGCGAGCTCGACGCGAACAAGCGTCTGCGCTTCGCCGCCGACACGGCCGTCGTGTGGCTGTTCTTCTTCATGGCGTGGAGCGCCTTCTATCTGGCGACAGTCGCCCAGGCCGAGGCGTTGAACGCACGACGGCGCGCGGTCGAGGCGGAGAGCGAGGCGAGAGCGGCACAGGTTCGCGCGCTCCGCTACCAGATCAACCCTCACTTCCTCTTCAACACGCTCAACTCGCTCTCGTCGCTCGTCATGTCCGGGCGGCCCGACGAAGCGGAGAGCATGATCCTGAAGCTGTCGACCTTCTTCCGCAGCGGCCTGTCGCTCGATCCGAGCGCGGACGTCACGCTCGAAGAAGAGATCGCCCTTCAACGCCTCTATCTCGACATCGAGAAAGTGCGTTTCCCGCGCCGTCTCAAGGTCGAGATCGACATCCCGAAGGATCTCGAGAACGCACGTGTTCCGGCACTCATCCTTCAGCCGCTCGTCGAGAATGCGATCAAGTACGGCGTGTCCGGATCGCGCGAGACGGTCACGCTCGAGATCAGGGCCGCCGAAGCCGGCCCGGGCCGATTCACGATAGAGGTCGTGAACAGCGCCGGCACGGCCGCGAAGAAGCGGCGCGGCGAGAAGCCGGACGGCACTGGAGTCGGCCTCGGCAATGTCTGCCAGCGCCTTGAAGCGCGGTTCGGACCCGCTGCGAAATGTGAATTTGGCCCAACGGCTGATGGTGGTTATCGTGTGCTGATGACACTGCCGTTGGACCGCGCCGATGGATGA
- a CDS encoding LytR/AlgR family response regulator transcription factor, producing MDERPLRLLIADDEPLAAERLQLLLAQCPGVDLVGTASDGEGAVRMAEALTPDLLLLDIEMPGLDGIDVARALAANQPAAAVVFITAFDQFAVAAFEVEAVDYLMKPVTPDRLQRALKRARDHLHRREKAPIKGPSPSSPYLEEFWASDLSGLVRIASRDVDRVSAERDYMRLHVGRRSWLIHHSMNALEEGLDPELFVRLHRSAIVRKDFIAGFTRNPSGRWLARLSDGTEQPVGRLYTDKVRSIARR from the coding sequence ATGGATGAACGGCCGCTAAGACTCCTCATCGCCGATGACGAACCGCTCGCAGCGGAGCGGCTTCAGCTTCTGCTCGCGCAATGCCCGGGCGTCGACCTTGTCGGTACCGCCAGCGACGGCGAAGGCGCCGTCCGCATGGCGGAAGCGCTGACCCCGGACCTGCTGCTGCTCGACATCGAAATGCCGGGCCTTGACGGCATCGACGTCGCCCGCGCCCTCGCCGCGAACCAGCCGGCGGCCGCGGTCGTCTTCATCACGGCCTTCGACCAGTTCGCGGTGGCCGCCTTCGAGGTCGAGGCCGTCGATTATCTGATGAAGCCGGTCACGCCCGACCGGCTGCAGCGTGCCCTCAAGCGCGCCCGCGACCATCTCCACCGGCGCGAGAAGGCGCCCATCAAAGGGCCTTCGCCCTCATCGCCATACCTGGAGGAATTCTGGGCGTCGGATTTGTCCGGTCTCGTTCGCATCGCGTCGCGAGACGTCGATCGCGTCTCGGCGGAGCGCGATTACATGCGGCTGCACGTCGGCCGCCGCAGCTGGCTGATCCACCATTCCATGAATGCGCTGGAGGAAGGGCTGGATCCGGAGCTGTTCGTCCGCCTTCACCGTTCCGCGATCGTGCGGAAGGACTTCATCGCGGGCTTCACGCGCAATCCGTCGGGCCGTTGGCTCGCACGCCTGTCCGACGGCACGGAACAGCCCGTCGGCCGTCTCTACACCGACAAGGTCCGCTCGATCGCCCGCCGCTAA
- a CDS encoding dicarboxylate/amino acid:cation symporter, whose amino-acid sequence MSEQGAAAEAKASRGTRPYLVLVALVVGLLAGTFAQASGDGVREPLIQVASYVGGLWLDALKMTVIPLIVALLITGIAAGAEAARAGRIARTSIIWFVIVCTSSAIFGAVMMTLLTSAFPLPASAGQALRTGLAAIDPSTASAPIPSIGDFFRGIVPGNVIASASNGDVLPLVVFTVLFALALARIASVRRQAVVTFFEGVADALLVVIGWVLYIAPIGVFALGFALGASAGGAAFAGLAHYIVLVSVIGILVTLWGYPIGVLAGRKPFGEFAKALISPQSVAISTRSSLASLPAMLGSARALGVREQVADVTLPMSVALFRATGPAMNAAVAFYVASWMGYQPSIGAAIAATAVASVISYGAVSLPGEVSFISSIAPIAMALGAPIAPLALLVAVEMVPDIFRTLGNVTMDVAVTTAVDKSTEEG is encoded by the coding sequence ATGAGTGAACAGGGCGCGGCCGCGGAGGCCAAGGCTTCACGGGGCACGCGCCCTTATCTCGTACTGGTCGCCCTCGTTGTCGGCCTCCTGGCCGGCACGTTCGCGCAAGCATCCGGCGACGGAGTCCGCGAGCCGCTGATCCAGGTCGCAAGCTATGTCGGCGGGCTGTGGCTCGACGCGCTGAAGATGACGGTCATCCCGCTGATCGTCGCGTTGCTGATCACCGGCATCGCGGCGGGTGCGGAAGCGGCGAGGGCGGGACGCATCGCGCGCACCTCGATCATCTGGTTCGTCATCGTCTGCACCAGCTCGGCGATCTTCGGCGCGGTGATGATGACGCTGCTGACCAGCGCCTTTCCGCTTCCTGCCTCGGCCGGGCAGGCGCTCCGAACGGGTCTCGCGGCGATCGATCCGTCGACCGCCTCGGCTCCGATCCCCAGCATCGGCGATTTCTTCCGAGGCATCGTGCCCGGCAACGTGATCGCCAGCGCGTCGAACGGGGATGTCCTGCCGCTCGTCGTGTTCACCGTACTGTTCGCGCTGGCCCTGGCGCGTATCGCCAGCGTTCGGCGCCAGGCGGTCGTGACCTTCTTCGAAGGCGTTGCCGACGCGCTGCTCGTGGTCATCGGCTGGGTACTCTACATCGCGCCCATCGGCGTATTCGCGCTGGGCTTCGCCCTTGGCGCGAGCGCCGGAGGCGCGGCATTCGCGGGGCTGGCGCACTACATCGTGCTGGTCTCGGTCATCGGCATTTTGGTGACCCTATGGGGCTATCCCATCGGCGTCCTTGCCGGCCGCAAGCCCTTCGGCGAGTTCGCCAAGGCGCTGATCTCTCCGCAGAGCGTCGCCATCTCGACGCGATCTTCGCTGGCGTCGCTTCCGGCAATGCTCGGCAGCGCCCGTGCGCTTGGTGTTCGCGAGCAGGTCGCGGATGTGACTTTGCCCATGTCAGTCGCCTTGTTCCGCGCGACGGGGCCGGCGATGAACGCCGCTGTCGCTTTCTATGTGGCGAGCTGGATGGGCTACCAGCCGAGCATCGGCGCGGCGATCGCTGCAACCGCCGTCGCGTCCGTCATTAGCTACGGCGCGGTTAGCCTTCCGGGCGAAGTGAGCTTCATCAGCTCGATCGCGCCGATCGCCATGGCGCTAGGTGCGCCCATCGCACCGCTGGCGCTGCTGGTGGCGGTCGAAATGGTGCCCGATATCTTCCGCACCCTGGGCAATGTGACCATGGATGTCGCCGTGACCACGGCCGTCGACAAGAGCACCGAAGAGGGCTGA